One part of the Drosophila teissieri strain GT53w chromosome 3R, Prin_Dtei_1.1, whole genome shotgun sequence genome encodes these proteins:
- the LOC122622502 gene encoding uncharacterized protein LOC122622502 gives MVKWVHKNRNNTIAYYLQSQSWTHSVARQQDNKTAYSAFEFTNIKCISHDETFATFEYYFLKAINRTYKYFSFKVKLHQLPVRKVKVNFALYQRLNGYKPFLYNVTIDGCKYMANRKTNPVVTFFYSLFGPYSNINHSCPYNHDLIVEKVPCSYIEAQFTNTLPFPKSSYAFFSDWYAEGIKRARVEVYGKLS, from the exons ATGGTCAAATGGGTCCACAAAAACAGGAACAACACGATCGCCTACTACCTGCAATCGCAATCATGGACACATTCAGTTGCTCGACAACAGGACAACAAAACC gCTTACTCAGCTTTTGAGTtcacaaatattaaatgcatttcccaTGACGAAACATTTGCTACATTCGAGTACTATTTTCTGAAGGCCATTAATCGAACGTATAAGTACTTCTCCTTTAAAGTAAAATTACATCAGTTGCCAGTTAGAAAAGTTAAA GTTAATTTCGCACTATACCAACGGCTAAATGGATACAAACCATTCCTATACAATGTTACGATCGATGGATGCAAATACATGGCAAACCGGAAAACAAATCCAGTGGTCACATTCTTTTATAGCCTTTTTGGTCCCTATTCCAACATTAATCATTCGTGTCCCTATAAC CACGACTTAATTGTGGAAAAAGTTCCTTGTTCCTATATTGAAGCTCAATTCACGAATacattgccatttccaaaaTCTTCGTACGCATTTTTTAGTGACTGGTACGCCGAGGGAATAAAGCGAGCAAGAGTTGAAGTTTATGGTaaattatcataa
- the LOC122621360 gene encoding rRNA 2'-O-methyltransferase fibrillarin 1 encodes MSKEPNSKRRARENRTHGGGAPGKSTHHEPPKITAKHSVGHTKKTSIKSPSQNSIKPSKKPVSKSSRTSTRDIESAGGDSSQNTCQSEGKDQGQGQEVKLETRIFTGNSDRIEPHRHYGVYLLRNRFDAIQLLTRNTSSSTDDYGEQRITSEFRGKRCEFRVWSPFQSKLAAGIMGGASDLHLRIGSKVLYLGAGFGRSVSHISDIVGESGMVYAVEQGPWAGRQLTTLANRRSNIVPVVEDATMPYKYRFEVPACIDIIFADLPHADQVRSLMLNARHFLNPGGHFVAYLHSANNNGVVFNKDTFAAERKLLKEQQLEPIEMVLLEPFKPGYALVVGVYTRKDAAL; translated from the coding sequence ATGAGTAAGGAACCCAACTCCAAGCGGCGAGCCCGCGAAAATAGGACCCATGGAGGAGGAGCTCCTGGAAAGTCCACCCACCATGAGCCCCCAAAAATTACAGCTAAACATTCCGTCGGTCACACTAAAAAAACTTCCATCAAGAGCCCCAGCCAGAACTCCATAAAACCGTCGAAGAAGCCAGTATCAAAGAGCTCCAGGACCTCGACAAGGGACATCGAATCCGCAGGAGGGGATTCGTCACAAAATACGTGTCAAAGTGAAGGTAAAGATCAAGGTCAAGGCCAAGAGGTCAAGTTGGAGACTCGGATTTTTACTGGCAACTCAGACCGCATTGAACCGCACCGACATTACGGCGTCTATTTATTACGCAACCGCTTCGATGCCATACAATTGCTCACCCGGAATACGAGCTCCAGTACGGACGACTACGGCGAGCAGCGGATCACCTCGGAATTCCGGGGAAAACGCTGTGAATTCCGGGTGTGGTCTCCCTTTCAATCCAAACTGGCAGCTGGAATAATGGGTGGTGCCAGTGATTTGCATTTGCGAATTGGCTCCAAAGTGCTTTACTTGGGAGCCGGATTTGGGCGATCGGTATCCCACATCTCGGATATAGTGGGTGAATCCGGAATGGTGTATGCCGTGGAGCAGGGTCCTTGGGCGGGACGCCAGCTGACAACCCTGGCCAATCGTCGTTCGAATATCGTACCCGTAGTCGAAGACGCTACCATGCCATATAAGTACCGCTTCGAGGTGCCCGCCTGCATTGACATTATCTTCGCAGATCTTCCGCATGCGGATCAGGTTCGATCCCTGATGCTGAACGCCAGACACTTCCTGAACCCTGGTGGTCACTTTGTGGCCTATTTGCATTCGGCCAATAATAACGGTGTGGTGTTTAATAAGGATACCTTTGCCGCCGAGAGGAAACTTTtgaaggagcagcagttggaACCCATCGAAATGGTTCTATTGGAGCCCTTTAAGCCCGGCTACGCCCTTGTTGTGGGCGTGTATACACGTAAGGATGCTGCTTTGTAG
- the LOC122621333 gene encoding uncharacterized protein LOC122621333, which translates to MDLGRWLLQLGVHMLLVVRRIQCLRVTDINVPQIVDFRDNVTLSCSYDISGHTLNSVKWYKNGKEFFRYSPLTPPTYIPFAVEGVQLIDDGNECNESSCRVELNLLGVKSSGVYRCEVSGDAPHFQLTARDANMTVEALPQNNPLISSFHSTYRFDDFVEVNCSTDFSSLFTRITWYVNGIKVSLADLLPSFETTIVAHGYSMRRIVSQLNFYANEPRFHQLQLQKLIQQKRTISPARLGLELRCVAEIDRYPHLQREGTMFAQLYRDEIDQKNQKLINSRSSATPNPQVQHLLLVAISMTMTAVRLFTPLTFQYGARKSARYKMAATRCSFPRFRF; encoded by the exons ATGGACCTTGGCCgctggctgctgcagctgggcgTGCACATGCTGCTGG TTGTGCGGCGCATTCAGTGTCTACGTGTGACTGACATCAATGTGCCACAAATTGTTGATTTTCGTGATAACGTGACATTATCCTGCAGCTATGACATAAGTGGTCACACGTTAAATTCGGTTAAGTGGTACAAAAACGGAAAGGAGTTTTTTAG ATACTCGCCCCTCACCCCGCCCACCTACATTCCGTTCGCAGTGGAGGGCGTGCAGCTGATCGATGACGGCAACGAGTGCAACGAATCCTCCTGTCGCGTGGAGCTCAATTTATTGGGCGTCAAGTCGTCGGGCGTCTACAGGTGCGAAGTGTCCGGCGATGCCCCCCACTTCCAGTTAACTGCCCGCGACGCCAACATGACCGTCGAAG cacTTCCCCAGAACAATCCACTCATCAGCAGCTTTCACTCAACCTATCGCTTCGACGACTTCGTAGAGGTCAACTGTAGTACGGATTTTTCCAGCCTTTTCACGCGGATTACCTGGTACGTCAATGGAATAAAG GTTTCTCTGGCGGATTTACTCCCCTCTTTTGAGACCACCATTGTAGCCCATGGATACAGCATGCGACGCATTGTTTCCCAGCTGAATTTTTACGCCAATGAACCACGGTTCCatcaattgcaattgcaaaaaCTGATCCAGCAAAAGCGGACAATCTCACCAGCTAGACTTGGGCTCGAGCTGCGTTGTGTTGCGGAGATCGATCGGTATCCACATCTGCAAAGAGAAGGTACCATGTTCGCCCAGCTTTACAGGGACGAAATTGATCAGAAAAATCAGAAGCTGATCAACTCGAGATCAA GTGCCACTCCAAATCCACAAGTGCAgcatctgctgctggtggcaaTTTCGATGACGATGACCGCAGTGCGACTCTTCACACCGCTGACATTTCAATATGGCGCACGGAAGTCGGCGCGCTATAAAATGGCGGCGACGCGATGTAGTTTTCCTCGTTTCCGGTTTTGA